In Coregonus clupeaformis isolate EN_2021a chromosome 7, ASM2061545v1, whole genome shotgun sequence, one genomic interval encodes:
- the LOC121569529 gene encoding perforin-1-like — protein MSLLIVCLWAVLMLSLPRPSCQSCTIGSANECKEAEFAPGTNLAGEGFDITKMKRKGAFVIDMNVWKRKDKTCTLCKNPYLEGKKQRLPLAVVDWRPNHQCSMKVSSKLHRSSESLVSASSSAVENNWKVNLELEKGSKSGKTMLAGTNSKLAEYSMEKTKSDKFSFTSHGVSCGYYSYRVSGQPKLHREFKTAVKNLPKIYQQENKQRYYKLIDNFGTHYITKVSLGGTVQSVTSIMQCQASLQGLSAEEVKMCLDVEASASVGDGNSLQTEYKHCQEDKSKTESKASFSSVFNDRFTEVKGGHTTEPELLFSADKDPSSYKEWLNSLPLYPDIVSYSLESLHELLPTTNPVRKHLRKAISDYILEKALWKNCSEPCQTGIKSDHIDSCVCSCHNNPGVSVDCCPTRKGLARVVITVQRGANLWGDHTTATDGYVKVAFAGQMIGRTTVIYNNNNPSWAMSYDLGTVDLSTSKKLRFEVWDEDDKWNDDLLGECEKELTAGVKEDLCNLQHGQMFYKWEAVCAPSLGGSSCMDYVPSPMNPHLEKVYVSRHSRLIPKDMLVSMGVLVDGPNLHANKSLSTGSRECGRL, from the exons ATGTCCTTATTGATAGTATGCCTCTGGGCAGTACTCATGTTGTCCCTTCCTCGTCCCAGTTGCCAATCATGCACCATCGGCTCAGCCAATGAGTGCAAAGAGGCAGAATTTGCTCCTGGAACCAACCTAGCAGGGGAAGGCTTTGACATCACCAAAATGAAACGCAAAGGAGCCTTTGTCATTGACATGAACGTGTGGAAACGCAAAGACAAGACATGCACCCTCTGTAAGAATCCCTATCTGGAAGGGAAAAAACAGAGGCTTCCTTTGGCAGTGGTGGATTGGAGACCAAACCACCAGTGTAGTATGAAAGTGTCCAGTAAACTCCATCGCTCCAGTGAGTCTCTCGTCAGCGCCAGCAGCTCTGCTGTCGAGAATAACTGGAAGGTCAATCTAGAGTTAGAGAAGGGATCAAAAAGTGGGAAGACGATGCTCGCTGGAACCAACTCCAAATTGGCTGAGTACTCCATGGAGAAAACCAAGAGTGACAAGTTCAGTTTCACAAGCCACGGTGTGTCCTGTGGGTATTACAG CTACAGAGTATCCGGCCAGCCCAAGTTACACAGAGAATTCAAGACAGCAGTGAAGAATCTCCCCAAAATATATCAACAAGAAAACAAACAACGTTATTACAAGCTTATTGATAACTTTGGCACCCATTACATTAccaag GTGAGCCTGGGTGGAACGGTGCAGTCTGTGACCAGTATCATGCAGTGCCAGGCCAGCCTGCAGGGTCTCAGTGCAGAGGAGGTGAAGATGTGTCTGGATGTGGAGGCATCTGCCAGTGTGGGTGATGGCAACAGCTTGCAGACTGAGTACAAGCACTGTcaggaggataagtctaagacaGAGAGCAAGGCCAGCTTCTCCAGTGTCTTCAATGATAG GTTCACAGAGGTGAAGGGTGGCCACACCACAGAACCAGAACTACTCTTCTCTGCTGATAAAGATCCCTCCTCCTACAAGGAATGGCTGAACTCCCTACCACTCTATCCGGACATTGTCTCCTATTCGCTGGAATCTCTCCATGAGTTGCTGCCCACCACCAACCCAGTTCGGAAGCACCTGCGCAAGGCCATCAGCGACTACATCCTGGAGAAGGCCTTGTGGAAGAACTGTTCTGAACCCTGTCAAACTGGCATCAAAAGTGACCACATAGACTCCTGCGTCTGCAGCTGCCACAACAACCCTGGGGTGAGCGTCGACTGCTGCCCCACCCGCAAGGGCCTGGCGCGGGTGGTCATCACTGTTCAGAGAGGGGCCAACTTGTGGGGAGACCACACCACTGCCACTGACGGCTACGTGAAGGTAGCTTTCGCAGGCCAGATGATCGGACGCACTACAGTtatctacaacaacaacaacccaagctGGGCAATGAGCTATGACCTGGGAACCGTGGATCTGTCAACCAGTAAGAAGCTGAGATTTGAGGTGTGGGACGAGGACGACAAATGGAACGACGACCTGTTAGGAGAATGTGAGAAGGAGCTGACAGCCGGGGTGAAGGAGGATCTCTGCAACCTCCAGCATGGTCAAATGTTCTACAAGTGGGAGGCGGTGTGTGCCCCCAGTCTGGGTGGCTCCTCCTGTATGGATTATGTGCCCTCTCCTATGAATCCCCACCTGGAGAAGGTGTATGTGTCTCGCCACTCCCGTCTCATTCCAAAGGACATGCTGGTGAGTATGGGAGTGTTGGTGGACGGACCCAATCTCCATGCCAACAAGAGCCTCAGTACAGGGAGCAGAGAGTGTGGCAGATTGTAG